In Heterodontus francisci isolate sHetFra1 chromosome 48, sHetFra1.hap1, whole genome shotgun sequence, a single window of DNA contains:
- the LOC137357495 gene encoding probable G-protein coupled receptor 139 gives MYETFIDLIYAFYYPVLAAVGVPVNLVTIWILSQGKCSLSRCITLYLVAMAAADLMVVITGVILNRIVYYYFPNTSLYITPVCSCVIVLLCVARDTSVWLTVVFTLDRLIAICSQKLKAGYCTPKTASLVIGAVCLLFCLKNIPWYFTFEPVYITDNVPWLCQSKPSFYTSPAWIGYDWLHRILTPFLPFIFILIFNCLTIRHILVANRVRKGLLSSHSGAEVDPETENRRKSMILLFAISGSFIMLWIPYVTNFLYYRITKTHYYTGPTDPGYILQQMGYMCQLSSSCTNTCIYVVTQTKFREELKKIVRTPFTLVVKLLK, from the coding sequence TGAACTTGGTGACAATTTGGATTCTATCCCAGGGGAAGTGCAGTCTCTCCAGATGCATCACTctctacttggtggccatggcagcggcagatctgaTGGTTGTCATTACCGGAGTGATACTGAATCGCATTGTTTACTATTACTTCCCAAACACTTCCCtgtacatcacccctgtgtgcagttgtgtcattgtcctgctctgtgtggcgaGGGACACTTCTGTCTGGTTGACTGTCGTTTTCACTTTAGATCGGCTCATAGCCATTTGTTCCCAGAAACTGAAAGCAGGATATTGCACTCCGAAAACAGCATCTTTAGTGATTGGAGCAGTCTGCCTACTGTTCTGCTTGAAGAACATTCCCTGGTATTTTACATTTGAACCTGTCTATATCACTGACAATGTGCCATGGCTCTGCCAATCAAAACCCTCATTTTACACATCACCTGCGTGGATTGGATATGATTGGCTCCACCGAATCCTAACCCCATTCCTCCCCTTTATCTTTATTTTGATCTTTAATTGTCTGactatcagacacattttagtggccaataGAGTTCGCAAGGGATTGTTGTCCAGTCACAGTGGGGCTGAGGTCGACCCAGAAACGGAGAACCGAAGGaaatctatgattttactctttgcCATATCGGGCAGCTTCATCATGCTATGGATACCTTATGTCACTAATTTCCTGTATTATCGAATCACAAAAACGCATTATTACACAGGTCCGACTGATCCTGGATACATCCTGCAACAGATGGGATATATGTGTCAGCTTTCCAGCTCCTGTACGAACACCTGCATTTATGTGGTAactcagactaaattcagagaggaattgaaaaagATAGTCAGAACTCCCTTTACTCTAGTTGTTAAATTACTGAAATAA